The Anomaloglossus baeobatrachus isolate aAnoBae1 chromosome 10, aAnoBae1.hap1, whole genome shotgun sequence genome has a segment encoding these proteins:
- the LOC142254341 gene encoding N-terminal kinase-like protein, whose product MWFWSRDPARDFPYDITGEREELPGGWGIQKGKKKAGGDPVSVFAYEIRPGLEEQTQAAKSALKRIKTLRHPNILAYVDGLETDKCLYIVTEPVTSLGSYIKSRADTGGISELEISWGLHQIVKALSFLTNDCNLIHNYVYMSAVFVDRAGEWKLGGLDYMYAAGSEESAPRKGPELEKYNPPEKSERSKTSGEKWSADMWCLGCLIWEVFNGPLPRPTALRSLGKIPKSLVPHYCELVGANPKIRPNPARFLQNCRAPGGFLYNSFVETNLFLEEIQIKDPAERQTFFEQLSEHLDSFPEDFCRHKILPQLLTAFEFGSAGAVILTPLFKVSTIGNLMVLKGLSTTRTTPLIQRFPG is encoded by the exons gcTGGTGGTGACCCGGTATCTGTTTTCGCCTATGAAATTCGTCCTGGGTTAGAAGAACAGACACAAGCGGCAAAATCGGCCTTGAAAAGGATCAAGACGCTGAGGCACCCAAATATCTTAGCCTATGTGGATGGCTTAGAG ACAGACAAATGCTTGTACATCGTGACGGAACCTGTTACCTCTCTGGGGTCGTACATAAAATCCAGAGCAGACACAGGAGGAATCAGCGAACTAGAAATTTCTTGGGGTCTTCACCAGATTGTG AAAGCGCTCAGTTTTCTGACGAATGATTGCAACCTCATTCACAACTATGTCTATATGTCGGCCGTGTTTGTGGACCGGGCAGGAGAGTGGAAACTCGGGGGCCTGGACTATATGTACGCAGCTGGTAGTGAGGAAAGTGCCCCCAGAAAGGGGCCTGAACTGGAGAAGTATAATCCCCCCGAAAAATCAGAACGTTCCAAGACTTCTGGGGAGAAGTG GTCAGCAGATATGTGGTGTCTTGGCTGCCTAATCTGGGAAGTGTTTAATGGCCCACTCCCACGTCCCACGGCTCTTCGCTCACTTGGAAAG ATTCCTAAGTCACTGGTGCCTCACTACTGCGAACTCGTTGGAGCAAACCCTAAAATCCGTCCCAACCCTGCACGATTCCTGCAGAACTGCCGCGCTCCGGGGGGATTCCTCTACAACAGCTTTGTGGAAACTAATCTGTTCCTTGAAGAGATACAG aTTAAAGATCCTGCTGAACGGCAGACGTTCTTTGAGCAGCTCAGCGAACACTTGGATTCTTTTCCTGAAGATTTCTGCCGCCATAAAATCCTTCCCCAGCTACTGACGGCCTTTGAATTTGGCAGTGCGGGCGCTGTAATCCTCACACCCTTATTTAAAGTGAGCACCATAGGAAATTTAATggtattaaaggggctgtccactactaggacaacccctttaattcaacGTTTTCCTGggtaa